From a single Paenibacillus sp. FSL R5-0345 genomic region:
- a CDS encoding ATP-binding cassette domain-containing protein, translated as MIQVNQMVKNYGFKKVLNGVSFTAAKGEITCLIGINGAGKSTVLKSIMGLTPYKGEVLIDNASLTPAMYEKMTFIPDSLTMPSNMRIADCFSFMADFYRNWNAERAEELLKFFQLSSSDRVSSLSKGMAAKLNLLLGLALDCDYILMDEPFSGIDMFSREQITDVFTSELIEDRGVIITTHEINDIEHLIDKAVLLQHGKVEREFYCEEVREQEGKSITDVMREVYIK; from the coding sequence ATGATCCAAGTGAATCAGATGGTGAAGAATTATGGATTCAAGAAGGTACTAAATGGCGTTAGCTTTACTGCTGCCAAGGGAGAGATCACCTGCCTGATCGGAATCAATGGTGCCGGAAAGTCAACGGTGCTGAAGTCCATCATGGGACTGACACCATACAAAGGTGAAGTCTTAATCGATAATGCATCACTAACACCTGCGATGTATGAGAAAATGACTTTTATTCCAGATTCGTTAACGATGCCCTCCAATATGCGAATTGCTGATTGCTTCAGCTTTATGGCTGACTTTTATCGGAATTGGAACGCTGAACGTGCAGAGGAATTGCTTAAGTTCTTCCAACTGAGCTCTTCGGATCGCGTATCCTCATTGTCAAAGGGGATGGCTGCGAAGTTAAATTTGTTGCTCGGACTTGCCTTGGATTGTGATTACATCCTAATGGACGAACCGTTCTCGGGGATTGATATGTTCAGCCGCGAGCAAATTACTGATGTGTTCACGAGTGAATTGATCGAGGATCGTGGTGTGATTATTACAACTCATGAAATTAACGATATTGAGCATTTAATTGATAAAGCGGTCTTGCTACAGCACGGGAAGGTAGAACGTGAATTCTACTGTGAAGAAGTTCGCGAGCAAGAAGGTAAGTCCATTACGGACGTAATGAGAGAGGTGTACATAAAATGA
- a CDS encoding uridine kinase family protein, giving the protein MDKILNEIANLISSEEKRVTIGISGHGASGKTTFAYNLLKRLGHEKVNYMNTDPYIIGSHLRKYTVIDYEYSNERHRNKMTACHPSAHNISALERDIRMMRDGLDFYTIDTNYLKSTMITSQNRVNIVEGMSVAFADPNLFDLKVYLYTDGDTELMRRSTRDVSERGTDIKYLRKSHEDRRIQYELFMHPFHRNFDIIIKNSNEGYILENECRREKPPTN; this is encoded by the coding sequence ATGGATAAAATATTAAATGAAATAGCCAATTTGATAAGCAGTGAGGAAAAAAGAGTTACTATTGGGATTTCGGGTCATGGTGCATCTGGAAAGACAACATTTGCCTATAATCTTTTAAAGCGTCTGGGTCATGAGAAGGTGAATTATATGAATACTGATCCCTATATTATCGGCTCACATCTTAGAAAGTACACTGTAATCGATTATGAATATAGCAATGAACGTCATCGTAATAAAATGACAGCTTGTCATCCTTCTGCTCATAATATATCTGCTCTAGAGAGAGACATCCGAATGATGCGAGATGGTTTAGATTTTTATACAATAGACACCAATTATTTAAAGAGTACAATGATAACTTCACAAAACAGAGTGAATATTGTAGAGGGCATGAGCGTTGCTTTTGCAGACCCGAATTTGTTTGATCTGAAGGTTTACTTATATACGGATGGAGACACTGAATTGATGAGAAGGAGTACACGTGATGTCTCTGAAAGAGGAACAGACATCAAATATTTAAGGAAATCACATGAAGACCGTAGAATTCAATATGAGTTATTTATGCATCCTTTTCATCGAAACTTTGATATCATTATAAAAAATTCCAATGAAGGTTATATTCTTGAAAATGAATGTAGGAGGGAAAAGCCACCGACAAACTAG
- a CDS encoding CatB-related O-acetyltransferase — MKQQLFNHWSETKYLKDIVTNPMIEVGDYSYYSGYYDNHHFEDGCVRYLWGDETSRKLFNPIEDFGWHLDKLIIGNYVCIASGVIILMGGNHNHHPEWITVYPFVDQIETSYEPKGDTIIESDAWIGMNAMIMPGVKIGEGAIVAAGSVVVKDVPPYTIVGGNPAKEIRKRFTDREIEKLKEMRWFDWKREKIEQATSIFSSSSIDQLYEFYLREIIS; from the coding sequence ATGAAACAACAGTTGTTTAACCACTGGTCAGAAACGAAGTATTTAAAGGATATTGTCACCAACCCAATGATTGAGGTAGGGGATTACTCGTACTACTCTGGGTATTACGATAATCATCATTTTGAAGACGGGTGCGTCAGATATCTTTGGGGAGACGAAACGTCAAGAAAGTTATTTAACCCGATCGAAGATTTTGGGTGGCATTTAGATAAATTGATTATAGGAAATTATGTTTGTATTGCAAGTGGTGTAATTATTTTAATGGGTGGTAATCACAATCATCATCCTGAATGGATTACCGTGTATCCTTTTGTGGACCAGATTGAAACCTCTTACGAACCCAAAGGGGATACGATCATAGAAAGTGATGCTTGGATTGGGATGAATGCAATGATTATGCCAGGTGTGAAAATAGGTGAAGGTGCTATTGTTGCGGCAGGCTCGGTTGTTGTAAAAGACGTTCCACCATATACAATAGTAGGTGGCAATCCTGCTAAAGAGATTAGAAAAAGATTTACAGATCGTGAAATCGAAAAGTTAAAGGAAATGCGTTGGTTTGATTGGAAACGTGAGAAAATAGAACAAGCTACGTCTATCTTTTCAAGTTCATCGATTGATCAATTATATGAGTTTTATCTAAGGGAAATAATTTCATAA
- a CDS encoding DUF3977 family protein, translated as MKYIEFGLGNRWFIRTETELEDGNEFEEKGIVKPVRFHSLYFRIWIGKTVVVLDLKQGFKISKKSYNAFKIIFGITSL; from the coding sequence ATGAAATATATTGAATTTGGTCTAGGCAATAGATGGTTTATTAGAACCGAAACGGAGTTAGAGGATGGAAATGAATTTGAAGAAAAAGGAATTGTGAAACCGGTAAGGTTCCATTCTCTATATTTCAGGATTTGGATTGGTAAAACTGTAGTAGTCCTAGACTTAAAACAAGGTTTTAAAATAAGTAAGAAAAGTTATAACGCGTTTAAGATTATTTTTGGTATAACAAGTCTCTAG
- a CDS encoding GntR family transcriptional regulator, which produces MTEEQKSGVSFNIREPVYIQVVRYFKEQIATGQIGAGDKIPSRRELASVMKINANTAQKAYKEMEEQGLIVTEGNSPSRITQDQQILSSIRAELIESAVDIFIGSIRNIQIPVEELVDIIKTKYTIERSPEGGDTR; this is translated from the coding sequence ATGACAGAAGAACAAAAATCAGGTGTCAGCTTTAATATTCGTGAACCGGTATATATTCAAGTTGTCCGTTACTTTAAAGAACAGATTGCTACAGGGCAAATCGGAGCAGGAGACAAGATTCCTTCACGGCGTGAACTGGCATCAGTAATGAAGATTAATGCGAACACGGCACAGAAGGCATATAAGGAAATGGAGGAACAGGGTTTGATCGTAACAGAAGGGAATTCCCCAAGTAGAATTACACAGGATCAGCAAATACTAAGCTCGATTCGTGCTGAATTAATCGAAAGTGCAGTGGATATATTCATCGGTTCCATTCGAAATATTCAAATTCCAGTTGAAGAACTGGTAGACATCATAAAGACAAAATATACAATAGAGCGATCTCCAGAGGGTGGTGACACAAGATGA
- a CDS encoding malate:quinone oxidoreductase has translation MGKSATETDVILIGAGIMSATLGTLLKELVPDWKIKVFEKLENAGEESSNEWNNAGTGHAALCELNYTVEKSDGTVDISKAIQINEQFRLSLQFWSYLVNRKLIHNPQDFIMPLPHMSLVLGEKNVAFLKRRFEALSKNPLFQGMEFSDDYSKLMEWIPLIIKDRPSNEPIAATKIDTGTDVNFGALTRILFDHLKSKNVDLHYKHSVDGITRTSDGSWDLKVKNDSGTIEHHTAKFVFVGGGGGSLHILQKSGIPEGRHIGGFPISGIFMVCNKPEVIEQHHAKVYGKAKVGAPPMSVPHLDTRFIDNKKSLLFGPFAGFSPKFLKTGSMFDLITSVKPDNLLTMLSAGAKNMSLTKYLIEQVLLSKEKRMEELREFIPNAKIEDWDLVVAGQRVQVIKDTDDGKGILQFGTEVISAEDGSIAALLGASPGASTAVHVMLEVLNKCFPQHIKEWEPKIKEMIPSYGLSLLENPELLQEVHTLTATTLGLGGKERVHS, from the coding sequence GCAACTGAAACAGACGTCATTTTAATTGGTGCTGGAATCATGAGTGCGACTTTAGGAACACTTTTAAAAGAATTAGTGCCGGATTGGAAGATTAAAGTGTTTGAAAAGCTCGAAAATGCAGGTGAGGAAAGCTCGAATGAATGGAATAATGCAGGAACTGGACATGCGGCGCTCTGCGAGCTTAACTACACTGTCGAAAAATCCGATGGAACCGTAGATATAAGTAAAGCTATCCAAATTAATGAACAGTTTCGGCTTTCATTGCAATTTTGGTCTTATTTGGTAAATCGTAAGCTGATACATAATCCGCAGGACTTTATCATGCCATTGCCCCATATGAGTTTGGTATTAGGTGAGAAAAATGTTGCTTTTTTGAAGAGAAGATTTGAAGCGCTATCAAAAAATCCTTTGTTTCAGGGAATGGAATTCTCTGATGATTACAGTAAATTAATGGAATGGATACCACTTATTATTAAAGACCGTCCATCGAATGAACCTATAGCAGCAACAAAAATTGACACTGGCACGGATGTTAACTTTGGTGCTTTAACGCGCATTTTATTTGACCATTTAAAGAGTAAGAATGTTGACCTTCATTATAAACATAGTGTGGATGGAATTACACGTACTAGCGATGGCTCGTGGGATTTGAAAGTGAAAAACGACAGCGGAACCATCGAACACCATACTGCAAAATTTGTCTTTGTCGGTGGTGGCGGAGGAAGCCTGCATATCCTGCAAAAGTCCGGAATTCCTGAAGGGAGACATATTGGAGGATTCCCGATTAGCGGAATATTTATGGTGTGTAATAAACCAGAAGTTATCGAGCAGCATCATGCAAAAGTTTACGGAAAAGCTAAGGTTGGAGCGCCTCCGATGTCTGTTCCGCATCTGGACACCAGATTTATAGACAACAAAAAATCATTGCTTTTTGGACCGTTTGCCGGCTTTTCACCAAAATTTCTAAAAACCGGTTCAATGTTTGATTTGATAACTTCCGTAAAACCGGATAATCTCCTAACAATGCTGTCGGCAGGTGCAAAGAACATGTCCTTGACCAAATACCTGATCGAGCAAGTGTTGTTATCGAAAGAAAAGCGTATGGAAGAATTACGAGAGTTTATTCCGAATGCTAAAATCGAAGATTGGGATTTAGTCGTAGCAGGCCAACGCGTGCAGGTTATCAAAGATACAGATGACGGCAAAGGAATCCTTCAGTTTGGTACAGAGGTAATTAGCGCAGAAGACGGTTCGATTGCAGCATTACTAGGAGCTTCTCCAGGTGCTTCTACGGCTGTTCACGTGATGCTTGAAGTACTTAATAAATGTTTCCCTCAACATATAAAAGAGTGGGAACCGAAAATTAAAGAAATGATTCCTTCTTATGGCTTATCACTACTGGAAAATCCAGAGCTTTTGCAAGAAGTGCACACATTAACGGCAACTACATTGGGGCTAGGTGGAAAAGAGCGAGTGCATAGTTAA
- a CDS encoding DUF2691 family protein codes for MKRGIIFKIPNEYGKILGDLLKPFNIESFNWYIGGEESYFIQNDTLGELMFHEDIYGMDGRVLKELLENNEYYIIFANFKAFLREKDVIDVQTYEEFLNSDCQLVLLVVDCEYATVYCKDQGKLEALYHNAISNGYEDVQYITNENDFRTRLSIW; via the coding sequence ATGAAACGAGGCATCATTTTTAAGATTCCTAATGAATACGGGAAAATACTTGGAGATCTATTAAAGCCATTTAATATCGAATCATTCAATTGGTATATAGGTGGCGAGGAGTCTTATTTTATCCAAAACGATACATTAGGGGAGCTCATGTTCCATGAAGACATATATGGTATGGACGGCAGAGTCCTGAAAGAACTGTTGGAGAATAACGAATACTATATCATTTTTGCGAATTTCAAGGCTTTTCTACGAGAGAAGGATGTAATTGATGTTCAGACCTATGAGGAGTTCTTAAATAGTGATTGCCAGCTTGTACTTTTAGTCGTCGATTGTGAATATGCTACAGTTTATTGTAAAGACCAAGGGAAGCTTGAAGCACTGTACCATAACGCGATTTCAAATGGATATGAAGATGTTCAGTACATTACGAATGAGAATGACTTCAGAACAAGATTATCAATATGGTAG
- a CDS encoding CDP-alcohol phosphatidyltransferase family protein: MARKYNQVTNLGKLLDPLADKLPISAALILLVSQQMLYAWVALVIVAREVITNIPINQILIYISLVITIYSGFNYIRNNYRFLKLEA; this comes from the coding sequence ATTGCAAGGAAGTATAATCAGGTTACGAACCTTGGAAAGTTACTTGATCCATTAGCGGATAAGTTGCCCATTTCTGCTGCGTTGATTCTACTGGTAAGTCAGCAGATGTTATACGCATGGGTTGCTTTAGTTATTGTAGCGAGGGAAGTGATTACGAATATACCTATCAATCAAATCCTAATCTATATTTCACTGGTCATAACTATCTATTCAGGATTTAACTACATAAGAAATAACTATCGTTTTTTAAAATTAGAAGCATGA